The sequence GGGTGCATACGTGCAGGATACACGTGAAAGCCGTGGACGTCGGCGCGCTCGGGTTCGTCGACGTCGTCGCCCGCGGGTCGCACGTCGAGGGCCTCGCCGAGCGCGCGCGCCGTGTCCGGTTCGCCGCCGAGCGTCACGTCCCCGCCCACGTGGGTGAGCGAGCGGCGCCCTGGAGGGGGCGCGGTCACGGATCGCCCGCGCGCTTTCGCCGTTCCTGCGCGCGTTCCGCCTCGGCGAGCCGAGCGTCGAAGTCCTCGAGCTCGCTCGAGCTGTCGTCATCCGCTTGGCCCACGCGGTAGCGCACGTCGCCCGACGCGTCGACCTCGATGCGCGTGGGGTGCTCGGCCGCGAGCGCGACGAGCTCGCTCTCCGCGACCGACTCGTCGATCGAGAGCAGGCCCGCCAGCTCGTTCGCCGTGGCGCTCCCGCCGGTGCCGGCGTAGTCGCGAATGGCGAGCGCGTAGGCGCGGTTGAGGGCGGCCTCGGCGCTCTTGGTCGCGCCGCCTCGCGCGCGCAGGAGGAACCCGAACGACACCCACGCGGCGATGAGCGTGAGCGCCTTCACCGGCGTCATGCTGGAAGCGAGCGCGAGGAGTGTTCCCAGCGTGTAGAGGGCACCCGCGATGAAGACCATGGGCGAGCGGCTCGGCGGCTTTGCGGCCCGAAGCGCCACCCGTGAGGCCTCGAGCCGCACCGGGTCGGAGATGGGGAGGGGGAGCTTCGGCCCCTTGCAGGCCGCGCAGACCCAACGGAGCGTGGGGTGGGGCTCGACCCGGGTGAGCCCCCGGCAGTGCGGACACACGTGGCCTTCGCCCTGGACGGCGCCGCAGCCGGGGCAGGCGCCGGGGATCGTGCGGTTCGCTCCGCACGCGGGGCAGGGGGGGACGTTCATGCCGCACTCCCTTTGGTCGTTTGGCGTAGGCACGCCGCTCGCCTGCGGCTCGCTTGCGTGTTCACGGCGGCACCTCGCCCACGGATCGGGGCCGCCATCGACCTGCGTTCGCGGCTCTGGGGCTCCCTTCGAGGTTCACGCGGACACGATAGCCCGCGCCGCCAGGCGGCGGGCCGGAATCCTCAGGGCTTCACGACGGTGGTGCCCGGCGGCGGCTCGAACACGAACTTGGTGGCGACCACGGGGCGGTTGACCTGCACCTCGGTGAACACGAAGCTGTTCTTGTTGCCCTGCGCGTCGAGGATGAGCACGCGGCGAATTTGCGAGGTGGCGGTGTCCACGTAGAACAGCACCTTCGTGTAGGCGGGGGTGGGGGTCTTCGGCGTGCCCACGAGCACCGTGCCGCCCGCGAACTTCATGTCGCCGCCCGCGAAGGCCTGAAAGTTGAAGGCGTCGGACAGCTTGCCGCGGCCGAGCAGGAACGACAGCGCCGCGGGGTACTGGGCGCCGCTCTGGGCGCCGCTGACCTGCTGCTCGAACATTTGCTTGTTGTCGGCCTCGTAGACCCGCACCGTCGTGCCGTTCGAGACGACGCGGTTGCCGGCGGGGGTGGAGTACTCCCAGGCCATCTTGCCGGGCTTCTCGAAGAAGACCACGCCGGCCGAAGCGCGCTTCGTGTTGTAGGCCTTGACCGTGAACTCCTGGTTGAAGCGCGCGGTGAACGTGCGCGACTGGTCGTAGAAGGCCTGCACCTTGGTGACGACGTCCTCCGCGACCTTCGCGTCGAGCGGCGCGGGCTCGGCGGCGCTCGCGGGCTTCGACGGCGCCGCGACGGCGCCCAGCGTGGCCAGCCCGAGGGCGAGCGCGAAGGTGGTGGCGAGGGAGCGGCGGCGGACGTGGAGCTGAGTCGGGCGGGACATGGCGGGGTTCTCCAAGGCAGAGACGAAA is a genomic window of Myxococcales bacterium containing:
- a CDS encoding outer membrane lipoprotein carrier protein LolA; translated protein: MSRPTQLHVRRRSLATTFALALGLATLGAVAAPSKPASAAEPAPLDAKVAEDVVTKVQAFYDQSRTFTARFNQEFTVKAYNTKRASAGVVFFEKPGKMAWEYSTPAGNRVVSNGTTVRVYEADNKQMFEQQVSGAQSGAQYPAALSFLLGRGKLSDAFNFQAFAGGDMKFAGGTVLVGTPKTPTPAYTKVLFYVDTATSQIRRVLILDAQGNKNSFVFTEVQVNRPVVATKFVFEPPPGTTVVKP